The following are encoded together in the Dyella terrae genome:
- a CDS encoding ArsR/SmtB family transcription factor: MVELNTPALDTVFQALTDGTRRAMLRSLAEGDRNIGELAAPFDMSLAAASKHVKVLERAGLVRRVVKGRTHICQLEPAPLAIADEWLRFYEQFWNQRLDALDALLRAEDAAAGKPKPKGTPR, encoded by the coding sequence ATGGTTGAATTAAATACCCCTGCGCTGGACACGGTTTTTCAGGCCCTCACCGACGGCACTCGCCGCGCCATGCTGCGCAGTCTGGCCGAGGGCGACCGCAACATCGGCGAACTCGCCGCTCCTTTCGACATGTCGCTGGCCGCCGCCTCCAAGCATGTAAAAGTGCTGGAACGCGCTGGCCTGGTGCGCCGCGTCGTCAAAGGGCGCACACACATCTGCCAGTTAGAGCCCGCGCCATTGGCCATCGCCGATGAGTGGCTGCGTTTCTACGAGCAGTTCTGGAACCAGCGGCTCGACGCCCTCGACGCTTTGCTCCGAGCCGAAGACGCGGCTGCGGGCAAGCCCAAACCCAAAGGGACACCACGATGA
- the agaR gene encoding transcriptional repressor AgaR, with translation MTTRRKAALPPPKLLVEERRRRIVELVNENGRATVDELVALFDISAVTIRADLEALDRTGTISRSHGGALPAATTQLDTPLNIKETRHHVQKLRIGQAAARLIEDGETVILDSGSTTVEIARQIRQRKWTSLTVITNALNIAMELSATPAVRVMMLGGLLRQTSYSLAGPDAEQALSRLSADRLFLGVDGLDPAVGVTTPDPLEASLNALMIRVSRQTIAVLDASKFGQRSLSVIAPVNDLDMVISDDAAPAEYVEALESKGVKTLLV, from the coding sequence ATGACGACACGACGCAAGGCTGCCCTGCCCCCGCCGAAGCTGCTGGTGGAAGAACGCCGGCGTCGCATCGTCGAGCTGGTCAATGAGAACGGGCGCGCGACGGTCGACGAACTGGTCGCCCTGTTCGACATCTCGGCAGTGACCATCCGCGCCGATCTGGAGGCGCTCGATCGCACGGGTACGATCAGCCGCTCCCACGGTGGCGCCCTGCCCGCCGCGACGACACAACTAGATACTCCGCTCAATATCAAGGAAACCCGCCACCATGTGCAGAAGCTGCGCATCGGCCAGGCCGCCGCGCGACTGATCGAGGACGGCGAGACCGTCATCCTCGACTCCGGCTCGACCACGGTGGAGATCGCCCGGCAGATCCGCCAGCGCAAGTGGACCTCACTGACGGTCATCACCAATGCGCTCAACATCGCCATGGAGCTGTCGGCCACGCCCGCCGTGCGGGTAATGATGCTGGGCGGCCTTCTGCGCCAGACCTCGTACTCACTGGCCGGCCCCGATGCCGAGCAGGCTCTGTCGAGGCTTTCCGCCGACCGCCTGTTCCTGGGTGTGGACGGCCTGGACCCGGCGGTCGGCGTGACCACGCCCGACCCGCTGGAGGCTTCGCTCAACGCGCTGATGATCCGCGTGTCACGCCAGACCATCGCCGTACTCGATGCCAGCAAGTTCGGTCAGCGCAGCCTGTCCGTCATCGCCCCGGTGAACGATCTGGATATGGTGATCAGCGACGACGCTGCCCCGGCGGAATACGTCGAGGCGTTGGAAAGCAAAGGTGTGAAAACGCTGCTGGTTTAG
- a CDS encoding SIS domain-containing protein encodes MPVKPSVTVPTLESLKAASPAEQARLGCADTVREILQQPDTWRDTASRLSDPTTQAMLRELLATQPEHIVLTGSGSSVYVGECLAPVLQEGLGIPAQAIAAGTLLTHRRGTLPKGRGLLISIARSGDSPESASVVDQVLEAEPDYQHLVVTCNVQGQLATRYRNEPRVRVMQLSPRTNDRSLVMTSSFTNLVLGGSGLLHVHGGNADASLADLAANIVTHLFERYGDALAQQGAADFDAALYLGSGAAFGAAREAALKMLEMSGGAVSAMCETYLGLRHGPMSWLDRPCPVVAFLSSAPAVRAYELDLLREIARKKLGGVRIVVGEAIPTDLIGPGDVAVELPGLSRLDEAQQAMVHVVAGQVLALFRCLSLGQQPDAPSQGVLTRVVQAFAIHGAESGT; translated from the coding sequence ATGCCTGTCAAACCCTCCGTGACTGTTCCGACGCTGGAATCGCTGAAAGCCGCATCGCCCGCCGAGCAGGCGCGCCTGGGCTGTGCCGACACCGTGCGCGAGATCCTTCAGCAGCCCGATACGTGGCGTGACACGGCCTCGCGGCTGTCTGACCCCACCACGCAGGCGATGCTGCGCGAGCTGCTCGCAACGCAGCCAGAGCACATCGTGCTGACCGGCTCCGGCAGTTCCGTCTACGTGGGTGAATGCCTGGCGCCGGTGCTGCAGGAGGGCTTAGGCATTCCCGCCCAGGCGATTGCTGCTGGCACCTTGCTTACGCATCGCCGCGGCACCCTGCCCAAGGGACGTGGCTTGTTGATATCGATCGCGCGCTCGGGCGATAGCCCGGAAAGTGCCAGCGTGGTGGATCAGGTGCTGGAAGCGGAGCCGGACTACCAACACCTGGTGGTGACCTGCAATGTGCAGGGGCAACTCGCCACGCGCTATCGCAACGAACCGCGCGTGCGTGTGATGCAGCTGTCGCCGCGCACCAATGACCGCAGCCTGGTGATGACCAGCAGCTTCACCAACCTGGTGTTGGGTGGTAGCGGCTTGCTGCATGTCCATGGCGGCAACGCGGATGCAAGCTTGGCGGACCTTGCCGCCAACATCGTCACGCACCTGTTCGAACGCTATGGCGACGCGCTCGCGCAGCAAGGCGCTGCCGATTTCGATGCTGCGCTATATCTCGGCAGCGGCGCCGCGTTTGGTGCCGCGCGTGAGGCGGCATTGAAGATGCTGGAGATGTCCGGCGGCGCGGTGAGCGCGATGTGCGAGACCTATCTGGGTCTGCGCCATGGCCCGATGTCCTGGCTCGATCGCCCGTGTCCGGTCGTCGCCTTTCTGTCGAGTGCGCCCGCCGTGCGCGCCTATGAGCTCGACCTATTGCGCGAAATCGCCCGCAAGAAACTGGGTGGCGTGCGCATCGTGGTGGGCGAAGCGATTCCCACGGATCTGATCGGCCCCGGCGATGTCGCCGTCGAATTGCCCGGGCTGTCACGACTCGACGAAGCACAGCAGGCGATGGTGCATGTCGTCGCCGGCCAAGTACTCGCGCTGTTCCGTTGCCTGTCGCTGGGCCAGCAACCGGATGCACCGTCGCAGGGTGTGTTGACGCGCGTGGTGCAGGCGTTTGCCATCCACGGCGCGGAGAGCGGCACGTGA
- a CDS encoding molecular chaperone HscC — MIVGIDLGTTHSLIGTYGEHGSVLFPNALGDLLTPSVVSVDGDGHIIVGRAARDRMVSHPESSVATFKRYMGTARETRLGTHVFRPEELSALILRALIADAEAVSGEKITEAVISVPAYFSDAQRKATRAAGELAGIRVERLINEPTAAALAYGLQEKPDGSRFLVFDLGGGTFDVSVLEMFDGVVEVHASAGDNFLGGEDFLDVMESAFLGDEKIAIDTLSPQEHGQLRRRLEQAKRELGAQGGTGIEWRIGDRPVNWQIDEERFARLCEPLVQRMRAPLERAMRDARLQPEQLGEIVLVGGASRMPLVARLVSRMFGRLPLRHINPDQAIALGACIAAGLKSRDQRLDEVILTDVCPYTLGTKISRRDEQGREQTGFFSPIIHRNSTVPVSREETFLPFRDNQTKLTLEVYQGEHPMADRNIKLGELEIPLSSQRSAAQNAVNLRFTYDVNGVLQVEATLLATNERHELVLEQNPGLLTPADIRARLQTLEGIKIHPRDKHENIALLARAERLYEEYIAARAQLQQWIAQFRNILDTQDDHLIRERRRQLSQALDTLDAHV; from the coding sequence ATGATCGTTGGCATTGATCTGGGTACCACGCACTCGCTGATCGGTACCTACGGGGAACATGGCTCGGTTCTGTTTCCCAATGCGCTGGGTGACCTCCTGACACCGTCGGTGGTCAGTGTGGATGGCGACGGGCACATCATCGTCGGCCGCGCGGCGCGCGACCGCATGGTCAGCCACCCAGAGAGCAGCGTGGCAACGTTCAAGCGCTACATGGGCACAGCGCGCGAAACGCGCTTGGGTACGCACGTGTTCCGCCCTGAAGAATTGTCCGCGCTGATCCTGCGAGCCCTCATCGCTGACGCCGAGGCCGTCTCCGGCGAAAAGATCACCGAGGCCGTGATCAGCGTACCCGCGTATTTCTCCGATGCGCAGCGCAAGGCCACGCGAGCGGCCGGTGAGTTGGCCGGCATTCGCGTCGAACGCCTGATCAACGAACCCACCGCCGCCGCCCTCGCCTATGGCCTGCAGGAGAAGCCGGACGGCTCGCGCTTCCTGGTGTTCGATCTCGGCGGCGGCACCTTCGACGTGTCGGTGCTGGAAATGTTCGACGGCGTAGTGGAAGTACATGCCAGCGCAGGCGACAACTTCCTCGGCGGCGAGGATTTCCTCGATGTCATGGAAAGCGCTTTCCTCGGCGACGAAAAGATCGCGATCGATACGCTGTCCCCTCAGGAACACGGCCAGTTGCGACGACGCCTGGAGCAGGCCAAGCGCGAGCTTGGCGCGCAGGGAGGCACAGGCATCGAGTGGCGTATCGGCGATCGTCCAGTGAACTGGCAGATCGATGAGGAGCGCTTTGCACGATTATGCGAACCGCTCGTGCAGCGTATGCGCGCGCCGCTGGAACGCGCGATGCGCGACGCGCGCCTGCAACCGGAGCAATTGGGGGAAATCGTGCTGGTGGGTGGCGCCAGCCGCATGCCACTCGTGGCCCGCCTGGTCTCGCGCATGTTCGGGCGCCTGCCGTTGCGGCACATCAACCCGGATCAGGCGATCGCGCTCGGTGCATGTATTGCGGCCGGCCTCAAATCGCGCGACCAGCGTCTCGATGAGGTCATTCTCACCGATGTGTGCCCGTACACCCTGGGCACTAAGATATCCCGCCGCGACGAACAGGGCCGCGAGCAGACGGGTTTCTTCTCGCCGATCATCCATCGCAATAGCACGGTGCCGGTGAGCCGCGAGGAAACCTTCCTACCATTCCGCGACAACCAAACCAAGCTCACGCTGGAGGTCTACCAGGGCGAGCACCCCATGGCGGACCGCAACATCAAGCTGGGCGAGCTGGAGATCCCACTGTCGTCGCAACGCTCAGCCGCGCAGAACGCAGTGAACCTACGCTTCACCTACGACGTGAATGGCGTGCTGCAGGTAGAAGCCACTCTGCTCGCAACGAATGAGCGTCACGAACTGGTGCTTGAACAGAATCCGGGCTTGCTCACGCCCGCGGACATCCGTGCACGCCTCCAGACGCTGGAAGGCATCAAAATCCATCCGCGCGACAAGCACGAAAACATCGCGCTGCTGGCACGCGCCGAACGTCTTTACGAGGAATACATCGCCGCCCGCGCGCAGTTGCAGCAGTGGATCGCGCAGTTTCGCAACATTCTGGACACGCAGGATGACCACCTTATTCGCGAACGCCGCCGCCAACTGAGTCAGGCGCTCGATACGCTGGATGCCCACGTATGA
- a CDS encoding amidohydrolase family protein: MRDANSRARRRFDLDRRHLLTATPTGCGCCAPPMLGGGSNKNPLQTAAKADGENLRLTDFKPRSMLHVPVTRVEKPAFPVIDVHTHLSWMSETRNGVSLGEAMTYFADPAELVALMDRKGIRTMVNLTGGTGKGLEESIARFDAVAPGRFRTMTEPSFALFAEPDYPRLQAEAIEQAHRIGAAGLKLLKTLGLYLREGIDQGELVSVDDARFDPMWETCAARKMPVFIHTSDPEAFFLPGDSANERYEELAKHPDWSFYGPEYPSHRDLLAARNRVIARHPNTTFVLMHVGNQAEDLAAIAACMDRHPNVQVDISARISELGRQPRMARRFFERYQDRILFGTDAVPPLTATMCRNSYSAMSFTRSTTVSWRQKTSISITLLPLYRRRGVGPSTGWACRRTSCASSITTTRQDYWACLDSRLWQDAHRARAMMPDRASSPGKEP, encoded by the coding sequence ATGCGTGACGCGAACTCTCGCGCGCGGCGGCGATTCGATCTGGATCGCCGCCACCTGCTCACCGCAACCCCCACGGGTTGCGGTTGCTGCGCGCCGCCGATGCTCGGCGGTGGCAGCAACAAGAATCCACTGCAAACCGCGGCAAAAGCCGACGGCGAAAATCTTCGCCTGACCGACTTCAAACCGCGCAGCATGCTGCATGTACCGGTGACCCGTGTAGAAAAACCGGCATTCCCGGTCATCGACGTGCACACGCACTTGAGTTGGATGAGCGAAACGCGCAATGGCGTGTCGCTGGGCGAGGCGATGACTTACTTCGCTGATCCCGCCGAACTGGTGGCGCTGATGGACCGCAAGGGCATCCGCACCATGGTCAACCTGACTGGTGGCACCGGCAAAGGGCTAGAGGAATCCATCGCGCGTTTCGACGCCGTAGCGCCCGGACGGTTCCGCACCATGACGGAACCGTCGTTCGCGCTGTTTGCCGAGCCTGACTACCCACGCCTGCAGGCCGAAGCAATCGAACAGGCGCATCGCATCGGTGCGGCGGGCCTGAAGCTATTGAAGACGCTGGGCCTGTATCTACGCGAAGGCATCGACCAGGGTGAACTGGTCAGCGTGGACGATGCGCGCTTCGACCCCATGTGGGAAACCTGCGCGGCGCGGAAGATGCCGGTGTTCATCCACACCTCCGACCCGGAAGCGTTCTTCCTGCCGGGCGACAGCGCCAACGAGCGCTACGAAGAACTGGCCAAGCATCCGGACTGGTCGTTCTACGGCCCGGAATACCCCAGCCACCGTGACCTGCTGGCAGCACGCAACCGCGTGATCGCGCGGCACCCGAACACCACGTTCGTGCTGATGCACGTAGGCAACCAGGCCGAAGATCTAGCAGCCATCGCCGCGTGCATGGACCGCCACCCCAACGTGCAGGTGGATATCAGCGCGCGCATCAGCGAACTGGGGCGCCAGCCGCGCATGGCACGACGTTTCTTCGAGCGCTACCAGGACCGCATTTTGTTTGGCACCGACGCCGTGCCGCCCCTTACGGCAACGATGTGCCGCAACAGTTACTCGGCGATGAGCTTTACGAGATCTACTACCGTTTCCTGGAGACAGAAGACGAGTATTTCGATTACGCTCCTTCCACTGTACCGCCGCAGGGGCGTTGGTCCATCTACGGGGTGGGCCTGCCGCAGGACATCCTGCGCAAGCTCTATCACGACAACGCGGCAAGACTACTGGGCATGCCTTGACTCTCGCCTGTGGCAGGATGCCCACAGAGCTCGCGCAATGATGCCGGACCGGGCCAGCTCACCAGGAAAGGAACCATGA
- a CDS encoding 1-phosphofructokinase family hexose kinase, whose translation MDRLVTLDALQPGTVQRANAVQSYPGGKGVHVAQTIAALGEPVQLVGLIDATHRNFVARRMSERGVLFHGVEIGDDLRQCLALRERDGRMTEVLDPGPMLSAATRDELIRTLGRALDNSDALVLTGSLPRGFESDTYARIVRQASGSGMTCLVDASGEALRHVADARPSVIKPNRDEAGQLVGHPVETQAQAASLLHELYARGVLRPVITLGEQGAFGFDGESTWHARLVLKQSANAVGSGDCFLAGLAVAHERGLSFDESLRLAVACGAANAMGEETGFVERRVVQALLPDVRIQRIAVSTASV comes from the coding sequence ATCGACCGGTTGGTGACCCTCGATGCGCTGCAACCCGGCACCGTGCAACGTGCGAACGCTGTGCAGAGTTACCCCGGCGGCAAGGGCGTCCACGTGGCGCAGACCATCGCCGCACTGGGCGAGCCCGTGCAACTGGTCGGCCTGATCGACGCGACGCATCGCAACTTCGTGGCGCGGCGGATGAGCGAGCGCGGCGTGTTGTTCCATGGCGTGGAAATCGGCGATGACCTGCGCCAATGCCTGGCGCTGCGCGAGCGCGACGGCCGTATGACCGAAGTGCTCGATCCAGGCCCGATGCTCAGTGCCGCTACTCGCGATGAACTGATCCGAACGCTGGGGCGCGCACTCGACAACAGCGATGCACTGGTACTCACCGGTAGCCTGCCACGCGGTTTCGAGAGCGACACCTATGCACGCATCGTGCGTCAGGCGAGCGGCAGCGGCATGACCTGCCTGGTGGATGCCAGCGGCGAAGCGTTGCGCCATGTGGCCGATGCGCGCCCCAGCGTCATCAAGCCCAACCGCGATGAGGCTGGGCAACTGGTCGGGCATCCGGTGGAGACGCAAGCACAGGCGGCGTCGTTGTTGCACGAACTCTACGCGAGGGGCGTTTTGCGTCCCGTGATTACGTTGGGTGAGCAGGGCGCATTCGGCTTCGACGGCGAAAGCACATGGCACGCCCGACTCGTGCTGAAACAGAGCGCGAATGCGGTGGGCTCGGGCGATTGTTTCCTCGCGGGGTTGGCCGTTGCGCACGAGCGTGGCCTGAGCTTCGACGAGTCCCTGCGCCTCGCGGTGGCGTGCGGCGCAGCCAATGCCATGGGTGAAGAAACCGGTTTCGTGGAGCGGCGCGTCGTGCAGGCGCTGCTTCCTGACGTGCGAATTCAGCGCATCGCGGTATCGACAGCAAGCGTTTGA
- a CDS encoding class I fructose-bisphosphate aldolase yields the protein MKRKLQDPSFSSSKLASLALSHGKRTRLWRLLYGSGPRNGSLLVLPLDQGLEHGPTDFFPRPPAVDPSYQFELAEAGGFSAIALGIGLAEKYMTEYCGRVPLILKLNGKTNISSDAEATSPLFASVEDAVRLGADAVGYTMYVGSPRQHDEFRQFEKVRQDCERYGMPLVVWSYPRGSAINAKGGTNTLFAQDYAARVALELGADIVKLHEPNDSVANVPAPYDKLQEDAAARCARVVRSAGRTMVLFSGGEKNDDDAAVLRKVEFYMQSGASGVMFGRNMWLRPFDQAVALTRQVHDIMARYPG from the coding sequence ATGAAACGCAAGTTGCAAGACCCGTCGTTTTCCTCCTCCAAGCTGGCTTCGCTGGCTCTTTCGCATGGCAAGCGCACCCGCCTATGGCGCCTGCTCTATGGCAGCGGTCCGCGCAACGGCAGCCTGCTGGTGCTGCCGCTGGACCAGGGCCTGGAACATGGCCCGACCGATTTCTTTCCCCGCCCGCCGGCCGTCGATCCGAGCTATCAGTTCGAGCTCGCCGAGGCCGGCGGCTTTTCTGCCATCGCGCTGGGCATTGGCCTGGCCGAGAAGTACATGACGGAGTACTGCGGTCGCGTGCCGCTGATCCTCAAGCTCAACGGCAAGACCAATATCTCCAGTGACGCGGAGGCGACCTCGCCACTCTTTGCATCCGTGGAAGACGCCGTGCGCCTGGGCGCGGATGCCGTGGGCTACACCATGTACGTCGGCTCGCCGCGCCAGCACGACGAGTTCCGCCAGTTCGAGAAAGTGCGCCAGGATTGCGAGCGCTACGGCATGCCGTTGGTGGTGTGGTCGTACCCGCGCGGCAGCGCGATCAACGCCAAGGGCGGCACCAATACGCTTTTCGCGCAGGACTACGCCGCACGCGTGGCGCTGGAACTGGGCGCGGACATCGTGAAGCTGCACGAACCCAACGACAGCGTGGCCAACGTGCCCGCGCCCTATGACAAGCTGCAGGAAGATGCAGCAGCGCGCTGCGCACGCGTGGTGCGTTCGGCCGGCCGCACGATGGTGTTGTTCTCCGGTGGTGAGAAGAACGACGATGACGCAGCGGTGCTGCGCAAGGTCGAGTTCTACATGCAGAGCGGCGCCAGCGGCGTGATGTTTGGCCGCAACATGTGGCTGCGACCGTTCGACCAGGCGGTGGCCCTCACTCGCCAGGTGCACGACATCATGGCGCGCTATCCGGGCTGA
- a CDS encoding carbohydrate kinase family protein, giving the protein MKPLLIAGEINVDLVLTGCERLPEFGGEVLASGFRQGPGSSSMICAMGLARLGHPVAFAGVTGMDGWGDYCIDAMREARIDVSAVRRDASLQTGITVALSSQQDRALVTYAGAIGALRQDMITDERLAGCGHLHVSSYYLQDLLQPGLRELFERARRAGLTVSLDPGFDPHQRWGRELVALLPLVDVFLPNEREACAISGESTAQASLHALRNGHTLTVVKLGGDGCIALQDDGSLLAVAAHAVDVLDSTGAGDSFDAGFLHAWRRGMTLRDCLRWGSACGSLSTRGIGGTACQGSEADVRAMLEAAA; this is encoded by the coding sequence GTGAAGCCGTTGCTGATCGCCGGCGAGATCAACGTCGACCTGGTGCTCACCGGTTGCGAACGCCTGCCCGAGTTTGGCGGCGAAGTCTTGGCGTCCGGCTTTCGCCAAGGCCCCGGCAGCTCGTCGATGATCTGCGCGATGGGTTTGGCGCGTCTGGGGCATCCGGTTGCCTTCGCAGGTGTCACCGGTATGGATGGCTGGGGCGATTACTGCATCGATGCGATGCGCGAGGCGCGCATCGACGTATCCGCCGTGCGTCGGGATGCCTCGCTGCAGACGGGCATCACGGTGGCGCTGTCATCGCAGCAGGACCGCGCACTGGTCACCTATGCCGGCGCCATCGGCGCATTGCGCCAGGACATGATCACCGACGAACGTCTGGCGGGCTGCGGCCATCTGCATGTTTCGTCGTACTACCTGCAGGATCTGCTGCAGCCGGGCCTGCGTGAATTGTTCGAGCGGGCACGCCGGGCGGGGCTCACTGTATCGCTCGACCCTGGTTTCGACCCGCACCAGCGCTGGGGCAGGGAGCTGGTCGCGTTGTTGCCGCTGGTTGATGTGTTCTTGCCGAACGAGCGCGAGGCATGCGCGATCAGCGGTGAGTCCACCGCGCAGGCGTCACTGCATGCCTTGCGCAACGGCCACACGCTGACCGTCGTCAAGCTAGGCGGCGACGGTTGCATCGCGTTGCAGGATGACGGCTCTCTGCTAGCCGTGGCGGCACACGCCGTTGACGTGCTCGACAGCACGGGGGCCGGTGATTCATTCGACGCCGGTTTCCTGCATGCGTGGCGTCGCGGAATGACGCTGCGCGATTGCCTGCGTTGGGGTAGCGCCTGCGGTTCGCTTTCCACGCGTGGTATTGGCGGCACGGCCTGTCAGGGCAGCGAAGCGGATGTTCGCGCCATGCTGGAGGCAGCCGCGTGA
- a CDS encoding J domain-containing protein, with translation MTSPLAWFGLPDDADERELKRAYAARLKEARPDVDPEAFQELRKKYEAAQTWCRQRAIPQEHPPVSAPPTPRTDDASPPVGEMASPHVPLAWRAVRFDNTPPVRPAMEPVRFDAEGFATAYIDTAAVSDTQALLTWLQERPELWSLRIKQQAGHAVLRRLFRDQPPIGAASFDATLQFFGLDHALAGPDPFQTQRLRTNLDERHTLVQRFEPAVEAWNADPAGVNAEVIYRWFCALAREQAGEPAAAALHAQPVLRSWDVRLQLAPGLLELLVRERPPMSTALAGVLFDYFRLSELATSRGVSLQDLPNQLEVRWLMLPENAERLAVRVRDAKKPYGDIKKSGRYLRWVQRPFHWWWVVLTAWIPGLPTALGLFLWRLYEGVPARLPRTIDPALIRFCVAAASPHMVTGPRVLIGIIRCGTLLVLGALLDTVWYLLLEEPYGEQGSASLLISAAVITATWAAYLTFVALLLWQRRPEEPAQPRPLLRIAFLPVMCAIGLLVWFATGHTGVTLGVLLPTASLAYGRYRARNPLPPANLRTRWAALPDSLFFMGMWGSIHWPPCVALVALAAWGTDLWLQRTRLLWRPGAKPATTPTSGT, from the coding sequence ATGACCTCGCCGCTGGCGTGGTTCGGCTTGCCCGACGATGCCGACGAAAGGGAGCTGAAGCGTGCCTACGCCGCACGGCTGAAGGAAGCGCGGCCCGACGTCGATCCGGAAGCGTTTCAGGAGCTGCGCAAGAAGTACGAAGCTGCCCAAACCTGGTGCAGGCAGCGCGCCATCCCGCAGGAGCATCCGCCGGTTAGCGCCCCACCGACGCCGCGCACCGACGATGCATCACCGCCAGTGGGCGAGATGGCCTCTCCGCACGTGCCCCTTGCATGGCGCGCCGTACGCTTCGACAACACACCGCCCGTGCGACCTGCGATGGAACCGGTGCGCTTCGATGCCGAAGGTTTCGCCACTGCGTATATCGACACCGCAGCAGTGTCCGATACGCAGGCCCTTTTGACTTGGCTGCAGGAACGACCCGAACTCTGGTCGCTGCGCATCAAGCAGCAAGCTGGTCACGCCGTATTGCGCCGACTGTTTCGCGACCAACCGCCGATCGGTGCCGCCTCGTTTGACGCCACACTGCAGTTCTTCGGCCTGGACCACGCACTGGCGGGACCCGATCCCTTTCAGACCCAACGACTGCGTACGAACCTCGACGAACGACACACGCTTGTTCAGCGCTTCGAGCCGGCCGTCGAGGCATGGAATGCAGACCCCGCCGGTGTGAATGCAGAAGTGATCTATCGCTGGTTCTGCGCGCTCGCGCGAGAACAGGCCGGCGAGCCCGCTGCTGCCGCGCTGCACGCACAACCGGTATTGCGCAGTTGGGACGTGCGGCTGCAGTTGGCACCTGGGCTACTGGAGCTTTTGGTGCGCGAGCGTCCGCCCATGTCCACCGCGTTGGCTGGCGTGCTGTTCGACTATTTCCGGCTATCCGAATTGGCGACCAGCCGAGGCGTTTCCCTGCAGGACTTGCCGAACCAGTTGGAAGTGCGCTGGCTGATGCTGCCGGAGAACGCCGAACGACTCGCAGTGCGAGTGCGCGACGCCAAGAAACCCTATGGCGATATCAAGAAGAGCGGCCGTTACCTTCGTTGGGTGCAGCGACCGTTTCACTGGTGGTGGGTCGTACTGACCGCGTGGATTCCGGGCCTGCCGACGGCGCTCGGCCTGTTCCTCTGGCGCCTTTACGAAGGCGTGCCCGCACGACTGCCCCGCACCATCGACCCGGCGCTCATCCGCTTTTGCGTCGCGGCGGCGAGCCCCCATATGGTGACGGGACCGCGCGTGCTGATCGGCATCATTCGATGCGGTACCTTGCTCGTGCTCGGCGCACTGCTTGATACCGTGTGGTACTTGCTCCTTGAGGAACCCTATGGCGAACAAGGGTCGGCCAGCCTGCTGATCAGCGCCGCCGTGATCACAGCGACGTGGGCGGCATACCTCACGTTCGTCGCGCTCCTGCTCTGGCAACGGCGCCCGGAAGAACCGGCACAGCCCCGACCATTGCTACGCATCGCCTTCCTTCCGGTGATGTGTGCCATCGGCCTTCTCGTGTGGTTTGCCACGGGGCACACCGGCGTGACCCTGGGCGTGCTGCTACCCACTGCGTCGCTCGCCTACGGCCGTTACCGCGCCCGTAACCCACTGCCACCGGCCAACCTAAGAACCCGCTGGGCCGCGCTGCCAGACTCGCTATTTTTCATGGGCATGTGGGGGTCGATCCATTGGCCGCCCTGCGTGGCGCTGGTCGCGCTCGCCGCGTGGGGTACCGACCTGTGGCTCCAGCGGACGCGGTTGCTTTGGCGCCCTGGAGCCAAGCCCGCAACCACTCCGACAAGCGGGACCTGA